The Marinobacter qingdaonensis genome includes a region encoding these proteins:
- a CDS encoding FecR domain-containing protein — translation MNKPHLTQIVRGLCAPVLLLAALTANAELSITQGSGAATPMASQAGTSAPDWLYTVRAGETFQQIAGELLAKGIAPARLRQYNTLDKGAELKEGDRLRIPVQWLQRQPDPARVTTVTGTVRIKTGADGRTLPLTSNTLIRVGDELISAAGSATIALADGSEVRLSPDSRLVFNRLTQYGKSGMVDTRLRLNKGEVHTRVRPVIEGGARFEIETPSAVAAVRGTAFALQTSADGTRLQVTEGVVDFGAPGKTRRIPAGYSATLTSNPGLSIRRMPPAPTVNPLAPTLTKLPATLTWADSQAPQHRLDIFEADSGRWVESRKLEGNEFNISLLDNGDYEIHLAALTTRGTVGMPAVIPVEVDLQAKPATLLAPGADETANDDMPEFRWRLNGQNEIARVEIAEDDSFREPVTTSEWAPETSALPLRPLAPGQYYWRVVTEAGGNSVATSETRQFLVNGSLPPARIISVNYVDSQVRVFWEKVRTAKEYRLQLSEEPDFENIIKEATLTDTTAALRLIPGKRYFVRLKALSDGPLTSRWGPGRELYLE, via the coding sequence ATGAATAAACCGCACCTGACACAGATCGTCCGAGGGCTGTGCGCGCCAGTCTTGCTGCTGGCTGCGCTGACCGCGAACGCCGAACTGTCCATCACCCAAGGCTCGGGTGCCGCGACCCCCATGGCCAGCCAGGCCGGGACCAGCGCACCCGACTGGCTGTACACCGTTCGAGCGGGCGAGACCTTCCAGCAGATCGCCGGAGAGCTGCTGGCCAAGGGCATCGCCCCTGCCCGTCTGCGGCAGTACAACACCCTGGATAAAGGCGCCGAGCTGAAAGAAGGCGACCGCCTTCGCATCCCCGTCCAGTGGCTCCAGCGCCAACCGGATCCGGCGCGGGTCACCACCGTGACCGGCACGGTCCGGATCAAAACCGGCGCCGACGGACGGACCCTGCCCCTGACTTCCAATACCCTGATCCGCGTTGGCGACGAACTGATCTCCGCCGCCGGCTCGGCCACCATTGCCCTGGCCGACGGTTCCGAAGTACGCCTGTCCCCAGACTCCCGGCTGGTCTTCAACCGGCTGACCCAGTACGGCAAGTCGGGCATGGTGGACACGCGCCTGCGGCTGAACAAGGGCGAGGTTCACACCCGGGTCCGGCCGGTGATCGAGGGCGGCGCCCGTTTTGAGATCGAGACCCCGTCGGCCGTGGCCGCGGTCCGGGGCACCGCCTTTGCCCTGCAAACCTCCGCCGACGGCACCCGACTGCAGGTTACTGAAGGCGTTGTGGATTTTGGCGCGCCGGGGAAAACCCGCCGCATTCCCGCCGGCTACAGCGCCACGCTGACCAGCAACCCGGGCCTGTCCATTCGGCGCATGCCGCCGGCGCCCACGGTCAATCCGTTGGCTCCTACCCTGACAAAACTGCCAGCAACGCTGACCTGGGCCGACAGCCAGGCACCCCAGCATCGACTGGACATTTTTGAGGCGGACAGTGGCCGCTGGGTGGAGAGCCGAAAGCTGGAAGGCAATGAGTTCAACATCAGCCTGCTGGATAATGGCGACTACGAAATTCACCTGGCGGCCCTCACCACTCGTGGCACCGTGGGCATGCCGGCGGTCATACCGGTCGAGGTCGATCTGCAGGCCAAGCCGGCGACGCTGCTGGCGCCCGGGGCCGACGAGACCGCCAACGACGACATGCCCGAGTTCCGCTGGCGTCTGAACGGCCAGAATGAAATAGCGCGGGTCGAGATTGCCGAGGACGACAGTTTCCGGGAACCGGTGACCACCAGCGAATGGGCGCCGGAGACCTCTGCCCTGCCGCTTCGACCGCTCGCCCCCGGGCAGTATTACTGGCGTGTCGTCACCGAGGCCGGCGGCAATTCGGTGGCCACCAGCGAGACCCGCCAGTTCCTGGTAAACGGCAGCCTGCCACCGGCCCGGATCATCAGCGTCAATTATGTCGACAGCCAGGTTCGGGTGTTCTGGGAGAAGGTGCGTACGGCCAAGGAATACCGGCTTCAGCTCTCTGAAGAGCCCGACTTCGAGAACATCATCAAGGAAGCTACACTGACCGATACCACCGCGGCCTTGCGCCTGATTCCCGGAAAACGGTATTTTGTGCGGCTGAAAGCGCTTTCAGACGGGCCCCTGACCAGCCGTTGGGGACCTGGGAGGGAACTCTACCTCGAGTAA
- a CDS encoding CHASE2 domain-containing protein — translation MNRDWMPIKTTPWTMGLILLTLILLIQTTALPERIDRWLFDTASTHYPAPVADDVVIVAIDDISLERLGRWPWPRTYHANLIEKLDAAGARTIVFDVLFPEPAPEDRRFARAMAEHGNVIVPLHLSPPTANYLLSEQLPNATLVSAAARLGHAHVELDADGVARGLYLLNGLGSTLWPSLALAAHTSTQTGATDYQAPSFVNVRDRYRTVPLAGGAGTVPTHSYSQVLQQPPAPATFAGKTVFVGATAAGLGDVLPTPFSGLSRPMSGVEFQANTYSALSQDLLIRPAPPWVTPMVILATVILLSLVLPRMRPTRTPIVCLLTLVAVLGLFLVGLFAGQVWVPVASALLAPMLAFPLSSGFRLAMTNRFLNRQLDDLARSPHVAVPEPARRHPNQLLEHFRELFQPDGWLLCEDQVVLARQGLEPDDIPTHLAAGRWHHLNNHSWIRLVRGQSDFILGLKLPNDLSREAIQRYLRRLHLEPGEARHRADKPRENISARIERVRVATDRLNRMQQFIRHSFERMPDGIIVTDELGVIRFANGHIEEWFQEPMPSLSGLPLTRLLEGHDPRETPPWHETVSETLTLQQSRTVDLRIHNKDFLIHFAPFALPDSDQHGIIANISDISELREQQRQHREAIDFISHDVRSPLVSQLALIEQLKRDPSHIDQAQLEQLGRLARRSYHLAEEFVQLARAEQLTETRFYECEFLAIVENARDSVSEQAAEKGIGLHLQGTEDLWLRGNAELLERAVINLLTNAVQYSPAGTAIDIQVFRAGHQACLTIGDEGSGIDADELPHLFDRYRRQKRSELTGVRGTGLGLSFVKIVVEKHRGEISVASTPGKGSTFTLKLPIADPLA, via the coding sequence ATGAACCGGGATTGGATGCCTATCAAAACGACGCCCTGGACCATGGGCCTTATCCTGCTGACGCTGATTCTGCTGATCCAGACTACCGCACTCCCGGAACGCATCGACCGCTGGCTGTTTGATACCGCCAGCACCCACTACCCGGCTCCGGTCGCCGATGACGTGGTCATCGTCGCCATCGACGATATCAGCCTGGAGCGCCTCGGACGCTGGCCCTGGCCCCGCACCTACCACGCCAACCTGATCGAAAAACTGGACGCCGCCGGCGCCAGAACCATCGTGTTCGATGTGCTCTTCCCCGAACCGGCACCAGAAGACCGCCGGTTTGCCCGCGCCATGGCCGAGCACGGCAATGTCATAGTGCCGCTGCACCTGTCGCCCCCCACCGCCAACTATCTGCTCAGCGAACAGCTGCCCAACGCCACGCTGGTGTCAGCCGCCGCCCGGCTCGGCCACGCCCACGTGGAGCTGGATGCCGACGGCGTGGCGCGGGGCCTGTATCTGCTCAATGGCCTGGGCAGCACCTTGTGGCCGAGCCTGGCTCTGGCCGCCCACACCTCGACGCAGACAGGCGCTACCGATTACCAGGCGCCTTCCTTCGTCAACGTGCGCGACCGATACCGCACCGTGCCTCTGGCCGGCGGGGCGGGCACCGTTCCGACCCATTCCTACAGCCAGGTGCTCCAACAGCCGCCGGCGCCAGCCACCTTTGCCGGCAAGACCGTCTTCGTTGGCGCCACCGCCGCCGGCCTGGGGGATGTATTGCCGACGCCCTTCTCCGGTTTGAGCCGGCCGATGTCCGGAGTGGAGTTCCAGGCCAATACCTATTCCGCCCTGAGCCAGGACCTGCTGATCCGCCCGGCACCGCCCTGGGTAACACCGATGGTGATCCTGGCCACGGTGATACTGCTGTCGCTGGTGCTGCCCCGCATGCGCCCGACCCGAACCCCCATCGTCTGCCTGCTCACGCTCGTTGCGGTGCTCGGCCTGTTCCTGGTCGGACTCTTTGCCGGGCAGGTCTGGGTGCCGGTCGCCTCGGCCCTGCTGGCGCCCATGCTGGCGTTCCCCCTGTCCAGTGGCTTCCGGTTGGCCATGACCAACCGCTTTCTGAACCGGCAACTGGACGACCTCGCCCGGAGCCCCCACGTGGCAGTCCCGGAACCTGCGCGCCGTCATCCCAACCAGTTGCTCGAACACTTTCGCGAGCTGTTCCAGCCCGACGGCTGGCTGCTGTGTGAAGATCAGGTTGTCCTGGCCCGGCAGGGACTGGAGCCGGACGACATTCCCACGCATCTGGCCGCCGGGCGCTGGCACCACCTGAACAACCACAGCTGGATTCGCCTGGTGCGCGGGCAGAGCGATTTTATCCTGGGTCTCAAGCTGCCCAACGATCTCAGCCGCGAGGCCATCCAGCGCTACCTGAGACGCCTGCACCTTGAGCCCGGCGAAGCCCGACACCGCGCTGACAAGCCCCGGGAAAACATCTCCGCACGCATCGAACGGGTGCGGGTCGCCACCGACCGGCTGAACCGGATGCAACAGTTCATCCGCCACAGCTTTGAACGCATGCCCGACGGCATCATCGTGACCGACGAGCTGGGGGTGATCCGTTTCGCCAATGGCCACATCGAGGAGTGGTTCCAGGAGCCGATGCCCAGCCTGAGCGGGCTGCCCCTGACCCGCCTGCTCGAGGGCCACGACCCGCGAGAGACACCGCCGTGGCATGAAACCGTGTCCGAGACCCTGACCCTGCAACAGAGCCGGACCGTGGACCTGCGCATTCACAACAAGGACTTCCTCATCCACTTTGCCCCGTTCGCGCTGCCGGACAGCGACCAGCACGGCATCATCGCCAACATTTCCGACATTTCGGAGTTGCGCGAGCAACAGCGCCAGCACCGTGAGGCCATCGATTTCATCTCCCACGATGTGCGCTCGCCCCTGGTGTCCCAGCTCGCCCTGATCGAGCAGTTGAAGCGGGATCCCAGCCACATCGACCAGGCGCAGCTGGAGCAGCTGGGGCGACTGGCGCGGCGCAGTTACCACCTGGCAGAAGAGTTCGTGCAATTGGCCCGCGCCGAACAACTGACGGAAACCCGGTTCTACGAGTGCGAATTTCTGGCGATCGTGGAGAATGCCCGGGACAGTGTCAGTGAACAGGCGGCCGAAAAAGGCATTGGACTCCACCTGCAGGGCACCGAGGATCTCTGGCTGCGCGGCAATGCCGAGCTGCTCGAGCGAGCCGTCATCAACCTGCTGACCAACGCTGTGCAATACAGTCCGGCGGGAACCGCCATCGACATTCAGGTCTTTCGGGCCGGCCACCAGGCCTGCCTGACAATCGGGGATGAAGGCAGCGGCATCGATGCCGACGAACTACCCCACCTTTTTGACCGGTATCGGCGTCAAAAACGCAGCGAATTAACCGGTGTACGGGGTACAGGACTGGGCCTGTCGTTTGTGAAGATTGTGGTGGAGAAACACCGGGGGGAAATATCGGTGGCTTCGACACCCGGCAAAGGCTCGACCTTCACCCTGAAGCTTCCGATCGCCGATCCCCTGGCCTGA
- a CDS encoding fibronectin type III domain-containing protein yields MSKVWIAAFVIGALLTGCGGGGSGSSGSAGGSASAGGSLGPVDERTAVLSWNAPLTRVNGESIPMGELDKYVIRYGQDSENLSEEVVVSNAQSESEMSYQIGGLENGTWYFTIQVQDTNGLISEPSDVVSKSVQS; encoded by the coding sequence ATGTCAAAGGTATGGATCGCCGCGTTTGTTATCGGAGCTCTTCTCACTGGCTGCGGCGGTGGTGGCTCTGGCAGTTCAGGTTCAGCGGGTGGTTCGGCCAGCGCTGGCGGCAGTCTGGGGCCGGTGGATGAGCGCACCGCGGTGTTGAGCTGGAATGCGCCCCTGACCCGGGTGAACGGCGAGAGCATCCCCATGGGTGAGCTGGACAAGTATGTGATTCGGTATGGCCAGGATTCAGAGAACCTGAGCGAAGAGGTGGTGGTGTCCAACGCCCAGTCCGAGTCTGAGATGTCTTACCAGATCGGTGGGCTGGAGAATGGCACCTGGTACTTCACCATTCAGGTGCAGGACACCAACGGTCTGATCAGCGAGCCGTCGGACGTCGTCAGCAAGTCCGTCCAATCGTAA
- a CDS encoding flavin reductase family protein, with protein MLHPQTTIDPQRFRDALGHYASGITVITSDVDGEPIGFTCQSFYSVSTNPPLVSFSVMSSSYSYPKIRRAGRFAVNILSGEQVRISNQFARQSADKWHGVDRQESPLGNPIIDGSLHWLDCEIHAEHAAGDHLIVIGEVKALNLPEAAASQPLLYFKGQYRNLAAPGAD; from the coding sequence ATGCTACATCCTCAAACCACGATCGATCCCCAGCGTTTCCGCGACGCGCTGGGGCACTACGCTTCCGGTATCACGGTGATCACATCCGATGTGGATGGCGAGCCCATAGGCTTCACCTGCCAGTCGTTTTACAGCGTGTCCACGAACCCGCCGCTGGTGTCATTCAGCGTGATGTCCAGCTCCTACAGCTACCCCAAGATTCGTCGGGCGGGTCGATTCGCAGTCAACATCCTGTCGGGTGAGCAGGTCCGTATTTCCAATCAGTTTGCCCGGCAAAGCGCGGACAAGTGGCACGGTGTCGACCGGCAGGAATCGCCGCTGGGTAATCCGATCATTGATGGCTCCCTTCACTGGCTGGATTGCGAGATACACGCCGAACACGCCGCCGGGGATCACCTGATCGTGATTGGTGAAGTGAAAGCGTTGAACTTGCCAGAAGCAGCTGCCTCCCAGCCCTTGCTGTATTTCAAAGGGCAATACCGCAACCTCGCCGCCCCAGGCGCCGACTGA
- a CDS encoding methionine synthase produces the protein MKRLLPTSTAGSLPKPSWLAQPETLWSPWKLQGGELLDGKQDALRLSLHEQQQAGLDIVGDGEQSRQHFVTTFIEHLDGVDFEKRETVRIRDRYDASVPTVVGAVSRQKPVFVEDARFLRQQTEQPIKWALPGPMTMIDTLYDAHYKSREQLAWEFAKILNQEARELEAAGVDIIQFDEPAFNVFFDEVNDWGIAALERAIEGLTCETAVHICYGYGIKANTDWKKSLGSEWRQYEEIFPKLQASNIDLISLECQNSRVPMDLIELIRGKKVMVGAIDVATNTIETPEEVAATLRKALQFVDADKLYPSTNCGMAPLSRDVARGKLSALSAGADIVRRELSS, from the coding sequence ATGAAACGACTATTGCCAACGTCAACGGCGGGCAGTTTGCCCAAACCCTCCTGGCTGGCGCAGCCCGAGACCCTGTGGTCACCGTGGAAACTGCAGGGTGGGGAATTACTGGATGGTAAACAGGATGCCCTGCGGTTGTCGCTGCACGAACAGCAACAGGCGGGTCTCGATATTGTCGGCGACGGTGAGCAATCGCGCCAACACTTCGTAACGACGTTTATCGAGCACCTCGACGGCGTTGATTTCGAGAAGCGTGAGACCGTTAGAATTCGTGACCGTTACGATGCGAGTGTGCCGACGGTTGTGGGTGCTGTCAGTCGACAAAAGCCGGTTTTTGTTGAAGATGCCAGGTTCCTGCGCCAGCAAACCGAACAGCCGATAAAATGGGCCCTGCCAGGTCCCATGACGATGATCGACACGCTTTACGACGCTCATTACAAGAGCCGTGAACAACTGGCCTGGGAATTCGCCAAAATCCTCAATCAGGAAGCCAGGGAATTGGAGGCGGCCGGTGTCGATATCATCCAATTCGACGAGCCCGCGTTCAATGTGTTTTTCGACGAGGTCAATGACTGGGGCATTGCCGCTCTGGAGCGGGCGATTGAAGGGCTCACGTGTGAGACCGCCGTTCACATCTGCTACGGCTATGGCATCAAGGCCAACACGGATTGGAAAAAGTCGTTGGGGTCCGAGTGGCGCCAGTACGAAGAAATCTTCCCCAAACTCCAGGCGTCCAACATCGATCTCATTTCACTGGAATGCCAGAACTCCCGGGTTCCCATGGACCTGATCGAACTGATCCGAGGCAAAAAAGTGATGGTGGGCGCCATTGATGTGGCTACCAACACCATTGAAACGCCGGAGGAGGTGGCGGCCACACTTCGAAAAGCGCTGCAGTTTGTCGATGCCGACAAGCTCTATCCGAGCACCAACTGTGGCATGGCGCCCTTGTCCCGTGACGTTGCGCGCGGCAAGTTGAGCGCCTTGAGTGCCGGTGCGGACATCGTCCGCAGAGAACTCTCAAGCTAG